TTTCTGATTAGGTGAACGTTTCGTGGCTTCAAGTATGGCTTGTTTATATGTCTGTTTTTCAGTGTTGACAGCAATTTCCCACATATATTGGTACAAATACTTTTTTAATAGGTCATCGGGAATAACATCCGTGCTCTGCTCCTGGAAATATTGATCTGGAGACTTATCTATGGAACGCTGCAGCTTAGGTCCGTCAGTTGAAGCTGATCGACTGACCATAGGTTTGTTTATTGCCCTAGGAGATTGATTGCTTTGATGCCTCAGTAACTGCATGACGGCTTGATTGCCCACGGTTCGTTGCAACTGCATAACAGTGGCAGGACTTAAAGGCATTCCTGAGGATATCGAAGTGGATACTCCTTGTTCCTTCGTATCAACTGCCTCTTGGGATTGCAGATTCATTGCAGCGGCAGGTCCTGCATGTGTATGTGTTGGTGTCTTAGCAGCTTTGAACACAAATTCCCCCCTCGTCATCTCGCGGAAAATTCCTTGCCTTTCGTTTCTCGGTGCCCATTGATTATATTTATATTACCATAATTTGGTTTAAAAAACATTTGACATCCACACATGGCATCGTTCTCGAAAGTGCGAAAAGATCGTTTCGTTTCAGTCCTGTTAAGGTTAGAAACAAAACGATCTTTTAAGTTTACATGTACACACTTGATAGGTTACACAGCCCCAATCTTAGGCCATGTCAGTTCGATACCATTCGCTGTTAGTAAAGCTTGTAGTTCGCCGAGTTTTGCTGCGTTGACGCGAACCTCACTCGGGGTCAAGCCTTGGTTCAAACAAAAAGCAGCTGTAAAGCCTGCGGACTCCCCGATGTTCCATTCAACCGGATGAAGCCTGTAGCAGCCATTGGTAATATGAGTTGTTCCTATATTCTTGCACGCAGCCAGCAAGTTGGTAACCTGCTTGGGGATCAGACTCCCTAATGGGATTTGAAAAGGCAACGATGAGATATCGAGGAAATTGCGTCCCCTCATACTCGGATGCAAATCGATCCGGTAACATCCGATGCCTACGCTGTCCGGGAACTCTTCGGCCCCTCGATCGCCTCTTATTGCTGCGCTTATATGCTGTTCCAAAACCGTGAATTCCGCTTTAATCCTGCGCGATTCCCGAATATATGGTGCCTGGGCCATGCCATCGGTCGTCCCAACGACGTCCGGACGCAGCCTCAGTCCCGGATAACCGGCTCCCCCGTCAGGCCGTGGCGCTTCCGTCTGCAGCCAGTATAACAAAGAAAAGCTCAGATGTTTCGCTTGATGCAGATGCTTTTCGGCTAGGTGCTCAGGCACATCGTAGATATTGCCAAGAAAGTAATCGTTCTGGGCCCAGTTGACTAGCGAAATATCCGACGGATATGTCCCGGTTGTGAAGTTTGCTCGATCCACAATCCGGCGATAAATAAATAAAGGATATTTATCCGTACCGGGAAAAAGCGTTTCTTCTGTCGGTTCCAGCGTCTTGGGATCAGGCGATACCCAGTTCAACTGCGGATTCGGCCAGAATGGTGCTTGAAATGAGCGCCAGAACTCGTAATCTTTGGGTTTATCTATGACATGATTCTCACCTTCGAAGTAATCCATCGCGAAGCAATAAGTAAAAGCTTGTATATCGTGAGGATCTGAGGGACCTTCCAGGGCATGGGGCTCGTGTGTTTCTGATTTCGATTCTGCCCCAGTTACATATTCGACTTTCGCAAGCGGCAGTAAATCCCCGCATTCTGTTGCATCAAGAAAATAAGACGCGTGGACAGTCAGCTTCTCCCCATTCTCACATTTGACGGTAACCGCTTGGATCTCATTTCCATGTCTATACGCTTTTATGATTTTACAACGTGTATGAATGGTAAGTTGCCCACTGTTTACGAATGGCGCAAACATCTCCTGTAATACGGCATGCGTGACGCGCGGTTCGGCGCACAGCCGGCTTACCCCACCGTTACCGGGATTCAAATAGAACGCCGAACGCCCGTACTCCGATAACGGATAGTGTTGACGGTAGTATTCTCTAACCTGATTGCGAAACTTGCGATAGCTTCGTGTACAGCCAAATTGCTCAATCCACTTATGCTCATCAGGCGGCACCGCCTGACTCGTCAACTGACCGCCAATCCAGTCATATTCATCACTCATGTATACGTTCTTTCCCATCCTACAGGCGGCTAGTGCTGCAGCGCACCCTCCTACTCCTCCGCCAATAATTGCAATATCTGCGCGTATATCTCTTTTCATATTCACCATTTTGTTTCCCTCCTTAATCCATTTTTGTTTAATTAATCCTAATTCAATAGACGCAGGGTATCTTCTTAAAGTTGCAAAATTAGCAGAACTTCTTATTCTTTGTAATTCTCATACGGCTAAGTCTCTTCGCAGCTTCCTTTATCCACTTTCTAGTTCCTTTAATGGCTGTAATAACTTCCAATTAGAGAGTAATTAAATAAGGGTAAGCTTCGCTTACCCAAAAACTTATAAATTCTTATATATTAAGAAAACCGTTATGAAGCCGCCCTAAGAGATGAGCGGCTTCATAACGGTTTTCAACAATATCGGCGGATCCTAGTTCCGTTTGAGCTTTGCCATGACAGAGAGTGTCGTGTGAAAAGGAACTATGATCCGCTATATGGCGGGAACTGGGGTAAACGTAGCATGAAAGGGAACTGAGATCCGCTATTTACGCAGAAACTGCTGATTCCAACCGGGAAATGGTGAAATAGCGGATCGTAGTTCCCTCTGGCGTGGAATATAGCCGTTTTCAGAATAATAGCGCCCTGTAGTTCCCTCAAACTCGCTATCATGACATATTTCTCCAATATCACGGGTGACGTTCCCTTATCTCCGCGCGATAGCAAGCTAGCGGATCTTATTTCTGACAAATAGCTTGTTTTATAACTCCGAACCTGCTGGGCAAGCTTCACTCACCCCAACCCAACAACATGTCTCTTAGACCTTCGTCGATTGTCAAGATGACATGTCGATGGTTGACTTGATATACGTCCTCTGACAAAATATCTGCTTCACTCTTCCATTTCTCCGAATGAACACGCCGTGCAGAAACGTCCATTGCACCAATAGGGCACCACCTTAAGATCGTGGCACCCTTCATATGCGAGCAGGTTAAACCCTTTGTTAGGGTCTCCACAATCTCGAAATTTTTGGATTTCTTTCAACACTACGGGACGTATCTTTTGGCGTTGCCTGCTTTTAACGGCTTCCCAGTGCTGATTCTCATCAAAGAAAGCACGAATAAAGCGTAAAGTCCAAGCTCAACTGTAATCCTCAATTAATGATATTTGCCCTTCGTGAATCCCAAATACGGACTTCCCTTTTAATTGAAGCTTGTCTCCAAGCTTTAACCCGTTAGGCAAATCAACGGCCAATATGGCTTCATAATCAATAAGTATTTCAGTTGTGTCACCTTCAGCATGGTATTGCGTAATTGTCTGATGACGGCTAGAAAAAATCTTAGATGATTTTGCCGCCAATTCACCAAATTCTTGTATTCCTCTGGTTTCTGTGTCCATTGTACCATTTGAAAAATTCCTAAACAGAATGTCTTTATGTAGAAGTTTAACCATACCTTGTAGATCAAAAGAATTGTAAGCCTCAATATAATTTTCAATGATTTCCTTGTTCTTTTCACTACTCATGGTCTTACTCCTCTCACATTTATTGGCATCGATAAACGCCGGACTATTTTGACTATCTGGGAATATAAGTTATTATATAAGATAAAAAAGGAGGTTACTAGATGGAAAGAGCAGAAATCATAGCCATTATTTCATTATTGATATCTATAATTCTAATGATTAAGCTAATAGGCCAGCAAGCCCGCATTAATGAGCTGAAATATGATATTGAACGACTGGAGGGTCGACCGGAAACCTATCCCCTACCCAAGAAGCCAGCTTCTGCTGCTTCTTCTACTTCTACTTCTACTGCTTCCGTTTACGCTAAACCTCTCTATGCTTTGGAACTTGCCCCGGAATTAGAGCAGCGGCTTCAGGTTCTACTGGCAGGTGGCAAGAAGATTGAGGCCATCAAAGAATTAAGAGATGCCGCTGGCCTTTCTTTGAAAGCTGCCAAAGATTACGTAGATGCTATGAGAAATCGTTAATTAGCCGATAAGTAGAAATGAGTCTGGTGGCGATGCCATAGAAAATGGAAAAAAGACGATAATGATTCATCGTCCGGAAGAACTGAACTATGTGATTTTTACATTACTTTTTTTCCAAAACAGCAAAATAATTTCCTTCATTATCGGCAAAGTTGAATACTCTTCCGGATGGAATAGTTACCAGTTCTCCGACAGTGATATCTTTGTCCTTAAAATCTTGATATAAGGAATCAAGTTCGTCTGAGAAAAACAATAACGAAGGTGTACTAAGATTTAATTCAGGCTGCATTTTTGCAATTACGGCCTTATTATGGAGCACAAAACTCGTTTGAGCATCGTTAGTTGGAGCAATTTCAATCCATCTCATATACTCGTTTTTTTCCTCAGCAACTACGCTGAACCCTGCTTTTTCTGTCCAAAATTTCAAACACTCATCTTGATCATTCACATATAACATAACTTGTCCGATTTTATTAATCATTTGTTAGTCTCCATTTCTTTAATTTTGGATTGATGTACCCAAACGTCAATATTTCGCAGGCATGTTTACTATACAAAATATTTTCAACTAGTTCAACTATCTTCCCCTCTCCCCTTTTCTCTCCGAACAAAGATTTCTCTGATGAAAGCCCCCAGAGCCCCTGCCACCGCAACAATTGAAATTAAATTCATAATTTTAACAAACGAATGAGGTGTGCCAACGATGACCACGGCATTTAAAATAATGATAATGGGGAAGAAGATGAACCCGATATACAACTGTTTATTTGAAGAAATGAAGCTTACCTCCTTTACATCTTTAGATCAAGAGCTCTCGCAATGGGGGGATCTGTCTAGAACGAACCACCAGTATCCTTTTTGGAAACGAGAGGAGACATTTAAAGTAATATTGTCCTTTTCGTAGCTGATAACGGTGTCAAGTGTTGCCTTGTGCCTCCAGCCATTCTGAGACAGATATGTAGTAAGTTGTTGTTCAGATGGTCCTCGTCTCCCAATCAATTTACTAGCATCTGATGTAAGCGGGACGACACGAGCATTGCCAAATTCAATAGCAAGAATTGATCTTGGTATTGAAAAAGGGTATTCCGTTGCTAGTGATAGTGCAGTCAAGACAATCGAAAAAAAGATCAAACATGACCAGATGATTATCCTTTTCACTGGGAAGTCACATCCTTCTTGTTAACCTTGACTATTTCTGATCATATTGCAGCAATTTTTTGAGCAAAATATCTGCTGATACATAAGGCATCCCCGCACTTATTCGGGTGATTTCTTCGCTGCTGCCTGTGTTAATGCCTTCTCTTGTTGTTAAAAACAAAGAAAATCCAAGCTGTTTGGCGTCGTCTATAACTGGTTGATTGTATTCCCCTAATGGGAAACAGAGAAGCGAGAGCTGATTGTGAAGCTTGCTTCTCAGCAGCGCCTCACCCAACAGCAAATCTCCTCCCACTCGCTGCCGTTTTTCTTCTTCCGATTCCATTCGTTGCTCCTTTGGCAAGTAGATCCGATTAGTTAACGGAGGCACTAAATTGCCTGCTTCATCACGCTTTTTCTGATGAAGATCATATGTATGCGAGTAAAAGCTAAAGCCATCGCGTTTCATCTCAACAATTTGAGGCCAGGTTAGGAATGGCAATGAGGGATTGTCGGAGTCAACATCGCTCACAATAACAAAATTGGTCGCTGGATACCCCATCTGCTTGAGCATCGGATACGCCTTCTCATAAAAAGAACGATACCCGTCGTCAAATGTGATGACAACCGCGTTCGGAGGCAACGCCTTCCGATGTGCATGGAAACAAGCATAATCTTCAATCGTTATTACATTATACTGATTATCTTGTAATACCTGCAAATGCTGCTTAAATTTGTTAGGTGTTATCGTGATGAAAGACTCCTGATCATCCAGATGATGATACGTTAAAAACAGAGCCTTATTCGTATAATGAATCGATTTCTTAGCCATTGGCGAAACTTTGGGTGCGCTTACAGTAGAAGGCGAACAAATTGAATCCAATGGACTCTCCTGCTGTTCCGCCAGTGTCCAGCCCCCCGTGAGGAGAAGCAATAGTAGGAAGTAAGTGGGCATTCGAGATCAACCTCCCCAAGAAGCTCCAAAAAACCATCCCTACAATATACTCATAGGTTCAGCGATTAGAACGTCTCAATACCAACCACCATTGCTGTCATAACCTGCATACGTACAGTTTTCGAAGATCATGTGACCTAAATATTTAGTTTGATACTGTCTTCAAACGTTTAGGCGTTGCCTTGAACAGGATCAGACCAGTGATTAAAACAGTCACTCCTATTGTTTTTTGCATCGTAAGAGTAACTGTCTCCAGGCCGAACCAGCCTACGGAATCCCACCACAAAGCACAGATCAGCTGAGAAACCATGACAAGTAAGATCGCATTGCTGGCTCCTAGCAGCTTTACGCCCCTAACTACACACGTCACAACGCCAATTCCTAATAATCCGCTAAACCAGAACCATGCTTGCATGGGCTTTAATGCAAAAAATTCTACTCCTTCAAACAGCACTCCCATACAGAAGGAAGCTGCAAAACCCATTCCCAATACCAAAGCAGTCGTCGTCTGAGAGCTTACAGCTTCGTTAACTTTGCTGTTGAACATCGTTTGAACACTTATCAAAGAACCAGCGGCCAATGCCATCAAGATGCCCACTATCATAGATGCTCCCTCCCTTCAGCACTCTCATAAATATTTCGGCCAGCTACCGTGATTAGCCCTAGTCGGTCTTTCACGACGAGTGTTCCACTTCTTCGCACAACGAATCCTGCCGAACAGAAACTTTGAAGCACTCGGTTCATATGCCGGTAACTGGTCCCGATCAGATTCGCCGTATCTTTTAATTTGGATACGCTTATGCTTGCTTGTATCTCATTCTCATCCTCAGAAGAAATCGACAACAAATAGCTGGCTAAGCGGACTTCTACGGGATACAGCAGATTGAAACTAAGTGAAATCGACTTCAAGTAGAATTTATGGGTTACCATGTCTAGCAAAAAGCGCAGAAAGGGTGCTTCCTCCCTATACTGGCTTAACCAGCGCTTATGGATACCGATCGTCTCTACGGCGGATACCGCAGTTACGGTGTTTAGATTCTCCCACCCCTTCAAACATTCAATTTCCCCGATCAGCCCTAAAGGAGTTGTAAAATTTATCAGCAACGTTTTCCCTTCTGTTGAGGTTGTATATACTTTAACTTTTCCTTGCACCAGCAAAAATAGAATTTGGGATTCTTCGCCTTGCAAAATAAGTGTTTCATCCGGTTCAAACCGGTATAAGCTCATATGCTGCCTCAGCGGTTCTGGGAAAACTTTTTCTAAGCCAAATTCACTTAAATAGCGACTAATCCGTGTCATGTCTATAAGCTCTTTCATTTCAAGCGCTCCCTCCTCTACAGCGTATCGATTGCAACCTTTATACGGTTATCAAAAGAATGCCAATAACCATTAACCCCACGCCGGCCCATTGCGCTGATCTTAATCGAAGCGGAGCTTGACCAAACAAGCCTTTCTTTTCCATCAAAATGGTCGCAGTGATTTGAGAAATTAGCACTGCCGACACCGTCAAAGCTGCGCCATTGCGGTGAAACGCCGTGATGTTGCTGAACAGGATGAAGGCTGCCAAAGCACCGCCTAACTTATAAACAGTCTTCACCTGCTTGAGATCCCGCCAAGATCTATCGCGAATCAGCCAAACAAGCAGCCAGGCCGCTACGAATCCGGTACCTTGGGTGAGTGTGGCCGCTTGCCAAGTTCCGATTCGTTCACCTATGTTCGCATTGGCTGCACCTTGCAATGTCAGGAATGCTCCGCCCAAACAAGCATATATAAATCCTTTCATTCTTATAAGCCTCCCTTATTCTCGGCACGTCTTCCTCTTATTTAACGATGTGCCTGAGTTTAGGGCAAGGACATATGTCCTCAATCTATGGCAATAGATAACCTTTTTCTACTGCTTCTTCAAGCAGATTCGCGACAAATTGTCCTAATGCAGGAGCAGCTTCAGCGACGACAGCGACCCTCTTCTTTACCGCGCCAACCGAAACTTTGTGAGCTTTCCAGGCTATGCCTTCCGTATAGAAATTATGCAGCACAGGATGAAGTCGATCCATTGCAGCAGCATATTTGGCTTCCGTCGTCTGACCTTCCTCGAATTCGAGCCATAAGTCCATCCACTCGGTCTGTTGATCCGTAGGAAGAAGCCCAAAAATACGTTTAGCAGCCGCTACTTCCCGATCCCATTTATCTTCATACCCTTTGACATCATAGGCAAAAGTGTCTCCAGCATCGATCTCGACCAGATCATGAATAAGCAGCATATGAACGACTTTCTTCAAGTTCAAATTCTGATCGATGGCATGTTCTTTAAGCAATAATCCCATCACGGCTATATGCCAGGTATGTTCAGCATCATTTTCGCGCCGCGAGCCGTTCATTAGGTAAGATTGACGAAGCACGTGCTTCAACCCATCAATTTCGCGAATAAATTCGATTTGTTGTCTAACTCGTTCCGTATCCATCTCAAAAGTCTCCTTCTAAATTACTTTGCGTCATGACTGATCTCGCAGTCTTTTATCCAGCATGCCCTGTACGAACCACGCATACACAGCATAACCCGCCAGCATGGCAATCGCCGTAAGAACGAAAGGCAGCGAATAATGATTTCCAGCCAAAATATAGCCTGCCCAAAAAGAAGCAATCGTGTTGCCAATACTGCGTGAGACCGTCCGCATACCTGCGAACAAGTTGCGGTCTTCTTCGGCCACTGCCGACATGCATTCGCTATCCATCAAATTGTTCAGCATAGTGAATCCCGTCCCGCGAATAAGCAGCAATATCGCGAATAGCGACGCTGGCATAGCTAGCGCCATCAAGGCAACGACCACCATGTTATACAGAAACAGGAACACGAATGTTTTCCGGCTACCCCATCGCTCTACGATATACGGCATAGCAATGGAACCGATAAAGAAGAAAAATCCAGACAATGCAAGCAATCCGGAAATGTTGCCGTCCTCCATCTGAAAGCGGAATTTCAGAATGACATTCAGGAAGGGACTTAGCAGTCCATAAGTAAAGCCTGAATTGAATATTAACAACGAGAGCAGCAATAGGAAATAGATCGCATGCCCCCTTTTGGCCTGGTTCGAAGGCTTCGCTCCTTGTACGCCGCGGGTCTCGCCAGCATCCCCCACCCTGGCATGTGTAGATGGAAGCAGCAATCCGCGTAATATACCTGAGAGCGCCAGACATCCACCAGCAACGAAGAACGCTGACTGGTAGGTAGAAGTTTGGCCATGCAGCCAATCCGGCAAGTAGCCGCCGAGCCATGTGCCAAGGCCAGTGAAAAATGTAAAAACGGCGAACAGCAAAGAATAAGCGCTTGTCTCTTCTTTCTTGCTGCGGCAATATTGGAAAATCAACTGAATTTCGGTGTTCACGATGGCTGTGATCGCAAGCGACCAGATGACCTGCGCAGCGGTAACTGCACCAAGGCTGGTTGCGAATCCGAACACCGTCAATGACAGGAATGCCAAGAGCATGCCTGTTACGAGCATCGTTTTGCGCCCCACATGCTTCACGATGAAACCAGCCGGCAGACTAGCCAAGCCGATCGTCAATGCGCCTAACGATGTTATTCTGCCGACATCGCCCTTGGAGAAGCCTAGCTCTAGAAGGTGTAAATTTAGGATAAGGCTGAGGATGCCCACACCGATGCCAAATAAGCTCTCCGTAGCGATGAATCGCTTCACGCCAGGAGATAAATCACGAAATATATCTACTGTATAAGTCCACATGGATGCGCCTTTCTTCTTGCTGTTTTAATAAGATTATGTTCAGTGCTCGCTATGAAAGGTATGAATGGGTTTGGAAAACGGCTCTTCAATCTTGCCTGCTAGACCTACTTCCATACATAACTCTATCAACTTATGAATCCCATTCAATTGTTGCCTATTGCGAAGATTAATGCGAATGAGAGCGTGTTCAGTAACTTCTTTCGTCTTTTCAATGCTTTGATGTTCTACAGCTTGGACAAGCTCTTTCATTTTGCCTAAATAATACACAGTCCTTCTCAAATTGTTGATCAATAAAATTTGTCTCACATGAACGGGCGTATAAAACCTGTATCCATTACGAGGATCCCTTTCTGGCTTGAGAAGTCCTTCTTTTTCCCAATGGCGAATGGCTGAGGATTGAACATTGGTTATTGCGGCCACTTCACCAATAGTCATCAATTTATTTAGCTTCCTATCCTTGAAAACAGTTAATTGGGGGTCTTGAAGCAGTACAAGCGACTGGTCAGCAGCCCTTTTTTCCTCATGTAATTTGGCTTGTTCGGCATTAACAAGCCAAAATGCATGGTCCATATCTGCCTTTTGAATATCACGAAGCACATCATAAGTAAGTGTGAAACCAAAGCCGGGCAGCATGGCACGAAGACAGCGAAAATAGACCAAATGAACTTTGGTATAGAGACGATACCCATTATCACTTCGTTCAGGCAATGGGACGACTCCCCAAGATTCATAATGTCTTAAAGCACTTGTGCTTATTTGAAGCTCTTTGGCAATATCTACAGGTCTGTAATATCGCATCCATTCACTCCTTGATTTAATCACTTGCAACTTTAAATTACCCCAAACTCTCGATTTATGCAAACCTTAAATCCAAAGATTAAAGTAAGGGGAGGATTCGAAATGTTGAATGTAAAAATGCACGATGGCAATTGGATACATGTTGAGATTAAAGGGGATGGACCTAACCTGCTGCTTCCGGTAAATCCATTTCCGATCGAAGGGCCACAAGCCGAGGAGATGTTACAATGGGGCGTAGATCCTGCCCTTGGCCGTTCTCTGATAGACGGTCTTTGCGATAAATTTCGTGTGATTGCCTTCGACTATGAAGGTCATGTTTTGAGTTTTGCTAAACCCGATACACTAACACCGAACAACATTACTATCGACTTTCTGTCCATTGCCGATACGGCAGATGCAGAGAATTTTGCCTATTACGGCTATTCATGGCTTGCTCTTTGTGGCATGCAGTTGGCGATTCGAACTCGTCGGCTTTCAGCCCTTGTCATGGGTGGTTTCCCGCCAATCGACGGTCCCTACCGTGAAATGCTGAGCGTCACCAGGGCGACGCATCAGTTGTCCGTTTCAACGATTGAGTCTTCGAACACCGCCCAGAACAACGCTTCAACTGACTTTGATTGGTCCCGAGTTGAAATAACAATGACTGTGGCTCAGACCAAGCAGTTCGTCACCTTATATCAGGTACTCCAAGATTTCAGCGATCTAGAGGCACAAACCATGATAACATGCCCACGTCTATGCTTTGCAGGTTCATCTGACAAGATTCATTATGGCAAACGTTGGGGTGATCAGGAAGTGGACATCGTTGGTCCGCTCATTACGCGGCGTGAGGAGATTGAAGCTCTTGGTTGGGATGTCTCACTTCTTGAGGGCCTTGATCATACACAGGCCATGCAAGCCGCCAACGTTTTGCCCATCTTGCGACCTTGGTTACTTACCAAGTAGTGTAATAAGATTTACTTCTGCTCTGTCATCACTGTTTTTTGCATAGCTTCCAGGTTTCGTTTCCAAGCAATTCGAGGATTGAGTTCAGGGGTCAAAATATATTGGGCATACTGTGCAGCACTGATTTCGATCTCCTCATCCGTTGCCTTAACCGCGCCGTACAAATTAAAATGTGGAAGCAATGTCAGATTAATTTGATTCGCCAAGGCTTGAAAAGGACGCATCAGTTCGCTGATCGTGTACCCGATCAAGCCTCCAGCCTGATAGGTCGCTTCTACACCACCGATTGATATTGCGAGAATAAGTTCTTTGCCGGCTACTTTCTTGCCTCCGTGACTAAACAGCCAACTCGTTGTAAATACGTCATCCACCCATTGCTTCAACATAGCCGGTGTGCTGTACCATTGTAGAGGGAATTGAAGCACTAGGCGATCATGTTCTGCAATCAATGCCTGTTCACGCTCAATATCAATCGTTTTTTCTGGATAAGCTGCGTACAATTCATGCACAGTTACTTGCTCAGGATACTTGTGCAATTCCGTTACCCAGCGTTTGTTGACACGTGACTCACGTAAATTAGGATGAGCTGCAATAACCAATATTTTCATTACGTTAACTCCTTTCACTTCATAATCCCATCTTATTTTTGATTGACATATAAGTCAATATAAAAAGCAAAAAAAATTACTTAGGCTTAAATAACGAAATCGCCGATTCTACAACTTGATCCAATATCGTCTTAAGCTGATCTTTCCTATCCGCATCGGGAATTCCTTGCGCTGTCAGCTCCTGTTGGACTTGATCCAAATAATTCATCCCCTGAGAGACAGATCCCCAGAATTGCACAGCCATCAAATTAGCGTCGCCTTGCTGAATCGCGCCTTGTTGGATGCCCTTCTCGATGGCCAATGTCATCTGAGACATGAAGTTTCTAATCCACTCAAATGGAGAAAACTCTTCTGGCGTGTACAAGTGATGCACGTCCAGGCTGATTCGCATATAAAAACGCTGCGTGACAGGATTCTCCAAAACCCGCTCGCAGACGATTCGTGCGTAGCTTTCGAACAACGCATAAGATGAGCCTTCTTGCTGGAAAAATGTCTTCGTATATTGCTTGGACTCCTCCATCATATACTCATACAACTCGCGGAACAAAGCTTTCTTATTTTTGAAGTAATAGTAAACTAAGCCATGTGCAAGCCCTGCCTGATTCGCGATATCGCTCATTTCAGACGCGACATAGCCTTTATCGACATAAACGCGGATAGCCGCCTGTAAAATTTCTTGTTTTCGCTGCTTGCGAATGATTTCGTTTTGCTCTTTGGTTCTAGGAGACATCTCATTATTCACCTTTTAATTTGACTTTGATAGTAGTCAAAATTATAGAGATAACTAATCTATATTGTCAACCAATAGATTGCAAACGTTCAAGATCAAGGCATCGTTCCGATTACGACAGTTGCATCCCGTTCCTCCGATCGAGCCACCTGTGGAATCAATCCACTCTGCGCGAAAATCTGGACGGTCTGAGGCGCCTGTCTCAGACTAGTCTCGACTAGCAGGCAGCCGCCTTGTGCCAACCAGAATGGTGCATGAGCCGCCACTCTGCGCTGAATATCCAGTCCATCCTCACCCCCATCGAGCGCCATCCGCGCCTCATGTATGCGGGCTTCCGGAGGAAGCATCTTGATTGCATAGGTAGGCACA
Above is a genomic segment from Paenibacillus sp. HWE-109 containing:
- a CDS encoding MFS transporter yields the protein MWTYTVDIFRDLSPGVKRFIATESLFGIGVGILSLILNLHLLELGFSKGDVGRITSLGALTIGLASLPAGFIVKHVGRKTMLVTGMLLAFLSLTVFGFATSLGAVTAAQVIWSLAITAIVNTEIQLIFQYCRSKKEETSAYSLLFAVFTFFTGLGTWLGGYLPDWLHGQTSTYQSAFFVAGGCLALSGILRGLLLPSTHARVGDAGETRGVQGAKPSNQAKRGHAIYFLLLLSLLIFNSGFTYGLLSPFLNVILKFRFQMEDGNISGLLALSGFFFFIGSIAMPYIVERWGSRKTFVFLFLYNMVVVALMALAMPASLFAILLLIRGTGFTMLNNLMDSECMSAVAEEDRNLFAGMRTVSRSIGNTIASFWAGYILAGNHYSLPFVLTAIAMLAGYAVYAWFVQGMLDKRLRDQS
- a CDS encoding MerR family transcriptional regulator; this encodes MRYYRPVDIAKELQISTSALRHYESWGVVPLPERSDNGYRLYTKVHLVYFRCLRAMLPGFGFTLTYDVLRDIQKADMDHAFWLVNAEQAKLHEEKRAADQSLVLLQDPQLTVFKDRKLNKLMTIGEVAAITNVQSSAIRHWEKEGLLKPERDPRNGYRFYTPVHVRQILLINNLRRTVYYLGKMKELVQAVEHQSIEKTKEVTEHALIRINLRNRQQLNGIHKLIELCMEVGLAGKIEEPFSKPIHTFHSEH
- a CDS encoding alpha/beta fold hydrolase, whose product is MLNVKMHDGNWIHVEIKGDGPNLLLPVNPFPIEGPQAEEMLQWGVDPALGRSLIDGLCDKFRVIAFDYEGHVLSFAKPDTLTPNNITIDFLSIADTADAENFAYYGYSWLALCGMQLAIRTRRLSALVMGGFPPIDGPYREMLSVTRATHQLSVSTIESSNTAQNNASTDFDWSRVEITMTVAQTKQFVTLYQVLQDFSDLEAQTMITCPRLCFAGSSDKIHYGKRWGDQEVDIVGPLITRREEIEALGWDVSLLEGLDHTQAMQAANVLPILRPWLLTK
- a CDS encoding NAD(P)H-dependent oxidoreductase; its protein translation is MKILVIAAHPNLRESRVNKRWVTELHKYPEQVTVHELYAAYPEKTIDIEREQALIAEHDRLVLQFPLQWYSTPAMLKQWVDDVFTTSWLFSHGGKKVAGKELILAISIGGVEATYQAGGLIGYTISELMRPFQALANQINLTLLPHFNLYGAVKATDEEIEISAAQYAQYILTPELNPRIAWKRNLEAMQKTVMTEQK
- a CDS encoding TetR/AcrR family transcriptional regulator, which encodes MSPRTKEQNEIIRKQRKQEILQAAIRVYVDKGYVASEMSDIANQAGLAHGLVYYYFKNKKALFRELYEYMMEESKQYTKTFFQQEGSSYALFESYARIVCERVLENPVTQRFYMRISLDVHHLYTPEEFSPFEWIRNFMSQMTLAIEKGIQQGAIQQGDANLMAVQFWGSVSQGMNYLDQVQQELTAQGIPDADRKDQLKTILDQVVESAISLFKPK